A single Ketogulonicigenium vulgare WSH-001 DNA region contains:
- the moaB gene encoding molybdenum cofactor biosynthesis protein B — protein MTERAFIPLNIAVLTVSDTRALADDRSGDVLVQRLGDAGHTLAARAILPDERAVIADQLRAWCADPAIDVVISTGGTGLTGRDVTVEAHRDVYEKEIDAFATVFAMISFQKIGTSAVQSRATGGVAQGTYLFALPGSPSACKDAWDGILAAQLDYRHKPCNFVEIMPRLDEHLRRKG, from the coding sequence ATGACCGAACGCGCCTTTATCCCCCTTAATATCGCCGTGCTGACCGTATCCGACACGCGCGCGCTGGCAGATGACCGATCCGGCGATGTACTGGTGCAAAGGTTGGGGGATGCGGGCCATACCCTCGCCGCCCGCGCGATCCTGCCCGACGAGCGGGCGGTGATCGCGGATCAGCTGCGCGCATGGTGCGCCGATCCGGCGATTGATGTGGTGATCAGTACCGGCGGCACCGGCCTGACCGGCCGCGATGTCACGGTCGAGGCGCATCGCGATGTCTATGAAAAAGAGATCGACGCCTTTGCCACGGTGTTCGCCATGATCTCGTTCCAAAAGATCGGCACATCCGCCGTGCAAAGCCGCGCGACGGGCGGTGTTGCGCAGGGCACCTATCTGTTCGCGCTGCCCGGCAGCCCCTCCGCCTGCAAGGATGCGTGGGACGGGATTCTGGCCGCGCAGCTGGACTATCGCCACAAGCCCTGCAACTTTGTCGAGATTATGCCGCGCTTGGACGAACATCTGCGGCGCAAGGGTTAG
- a CDS encoding uracil-DNA glycosylase has product MDTAPDFYATREMLAWLVEMGADEAIADQPVDRYALPGESPKIAAPAPIAAPEKPKAARLGPLPEVDAPAEAAALAASAQNLEQLASVMEGFDLCALKQGARSFVFSDGDPAARVMIVGEAPGREEDRAGRPFVGRAGQLLDRMFGAIGLSRSAPMADQAVYIANVLPWRPPENRTPSDTEIAMMLPFLQRHIELADPEYLVLMGNTPCKALLGQAGILRLRGNWAEVTGRPALPMTHPAYLLREPGAKREAWADLLSLKARL; this is encoded by the coding sequence ATGGATACTGCCCCTGATTTTTACGCGACGCGCGAGATGCTGGCCTGGCTGGTCGAGATGGGCGCTGATGAGGCCATCGCCGATCAGCCCGTGGATCGCTATGCGCTGCCCGGTGAAAGCCCCAAAATCGCCGCGCCCGCCCCGATCGCCGCACCGGAAAAGCCCAAAGCCGCCCGTCTTGGCCCCCTGCCCGAGGTTGATGCCCCCGCCGAGGCTGCAGCGCTGGCCGCCAGCGCGCAAAACCTGGAACAGCTCGCCAGCGTGATGGAGGGGTTCGATCTGTGCGCCCTCAAGCAAGGGGCGCGCAGTTTCGTGTTCAGCGACGGCGACCCTGCCGCCCGCGTGATGATCGTCGGCGAAGCACCGGGGCGCGAGGAGGACCGCGCGGGCCGTCCCTTTGTCGGGCGCGCCGGGCAGCTTTTGGATCGTATGTTCGGGGCCATCGGCCTGTCGCGCAGCGCGCCAATGGCCGATCAGGCGGTCTATATCGCCAATGTGCTGCCCTGGCGGCCGCCAGAAAACCGCACGCCATCGGATACTGAAATTGCCATGATGCTGCCGTTTCTACAGCGGCATATCGAACTGGCTGACCCCGAATATCTGGTGCTGATGGGCAATACGCCGTGCAAGGCGCTGCTGGGTCAGGCCGGTATCTTGCGCCTGCGCGGCAACTGGGCCGAGGTCACGGGCCGCCCCGCCCTGCCCATGACCCACCCCGCCTATCTGCTGCGCGAACCCGGCGCCAAGCGCGAGGCTTGGGCCGATCTGCTCTCATTGAAAGCCCGCCTATGA
- a CDS encoding D-amino-acid transaminase codes for MTRTVYVNGEYLPETEAKVSIFDRGFVMGDAVYEVTAVVGGKLLDFAGHEARLARSLNEIEIENPFAEGELLAIHRELLAKNELVDGGIYLQVTRGNPGDRDFVFPDPAVVKPTVVLYTQLKPGVLQSPTGINGIRVISVPEMRWHRRDIKTVQLLYPSMAKMMAKKAGVDDAWFVEDGFVTEGSSNNTYIVKDGAIITRPLSQDLLHGITRAALLRYANEAQIKIIERPFTIAEAQAADEAFLTSASAFVTPVIEVDGAAIGAGTPGPIAKRLREIYIDEALKAGI; via the coding sequence ATGACCCGGACTGTATATGTAAACGGCGAATATCTGCCCGAGACCGAGGCCAAGGTCTCGATCTTTGACCGTGGCTTTGTCATGGGCGATGCGGTTTACGAAGTGACCGCCGTTGTAGGCGGCAAGCTGTTGGACTTTGCGGGTCACGAAGCGCGCCTTGCCCGCTCGCTGAACGAGATCGAAATCGAAAATCCCTTTGCGGAAGGCGAGCTGCTGGCGATCCACCGCGAGCTGCTGGCCAAGAATGAATTGGTCGATGGCGGTATCTATCTGCAGGTAACGCGCGGCAATCCGGGCGACCGCGATTTCGTCTTCCCCGATCCGGCTGTCGTGAAACCGACCGTCGTGCTTTACACCCAATTAAAGCCCGGCGTGCTGCAATCGCCGACAGGGATCAACGGCATCCGCGTGATTTCGGTGCCCGAGATGCGCTGGCACCGCCGCGACATTAAAACCGTGCAACTGCTGTATCCGTCCATGGCCAAGATGATGGCGAAAAAGGCGGGCGTTGATGATGCATGGTTCGTCGAGGATGGCTTTGTCACCGAAGGCTCGTCGAACAATACCTATATTGTGAAGGACGGCGCGATCATCACCCGCCCGCTGTCGCAGGATCTGCTGCACGGCATCACCCGCGCCGCGCTGCTGCGCTACGCGAACGAGGCGCAGATCAAGATTATCGAGCGGCCCTTTACCATCGCCGAGGCACAGGCGGCGGACGAGGCGTTCCTGACCTCGGCCTCGGCCTTTGTGACGCCAGTGATCGAGGTGGACGGCGCCGCCATTGGCGCGGGCACCCCCGGCCCGATCGCAAAGCGCCTGCGCGAGATTTACATCGACGAGGCGCTGAAAGCCGGCATCTAA
- a CDS encoding DUF5671 domain-containing protein — protein MSAPAQLSDFVRDALAAGIGREVIRNRLQDAGWSAAEAENALAAWADPEGRIPPMPRPQPSYSAREALFYALKFLALIVVVWNVQALGSDLIERLAPRDYVPYVSRWSIANLIVFTPVFIGLHLYTLRLTRQDAAKRRSPVRIWLGNIGQFIAVLTLLGIATTVIGTWLSNALDMQLALNLALLSVISVLVALFFRAELATK, from the coding sequence ATGAGCGCGCCCGCCCAGCTGTCCGACTTTGTGCGCGACGCATTGGCGGCCGGTATCGGGCGCGAGGTGATCCGCAACCGCCTGCAAGATGCGGGCTGGAGCGCGGCCGAGGCTGAAAATGCCCTAGCCGCTTGGGCCGACCCCGAGGGGCGCATTCCCCCGATGCCACGCCCGCAGCCGTCTTATTCCGCCCGCGAAGCGCTGTTTTACGCCCTGAAGTTTTTGGCACTGATCGTTGTCGTATGGAATGTGCAGGCGCTGGGATCTGACCTGATCGAGCGGTTGGCGCCGCGCGATTACGTGCCTTATGTCTCGCGGTGGAGCATCGCCAATCTGATCGTCTTCACGCCCGTTTTTATCGGCCTGCACCTTTATACGCTGCGCCTGACGCGGCAGGATGCGGCCAAGCGGCGCTCGCCGGTGCGGATCTGGCTGGGCAATATCGGGCAGTTTATCGCAGTGCTGACGCTGCTGGGGATCGCGACCACGGTCATCGGCACATGGCTGTCGAATGCGCTGGATATGCAGCTTGCGCTGAACCTTGCGCTATTGTCGGTCATCTCGGTGCTGGTCGCGCTGTTTTTCCGCGCCGAGCTTGCGACCAAGTAA
- a CDS encoding DUF1244 domain-containing protein — translation MDEQTRIQIEAAAFRRLQQHLMQDRPDVQNIDLMNLAGFCRNCLARWMDEAAAEMGVTIGKEPAREMFYGMPYETWRAQNQTDASPAQLAAFEKAHQG, via the coding sequence ATGGACGAGCAAACCCGCATCCAGATCGAGGCCGCCGCCTTTCGCCGCCTGCAACAGCACCTGATGCAAGACCGCCCCGATGTACAGAATATCGACCTGATGAACCTTGCCGGATTCTGCCGCAACTGTCTGGCCCGCTGGATGGATGAGGCAGCAGCCGAGATGGGCGTGACCATCGGCAAAGAACCCGCGCGCGAGATGTTCTATGGCATGCCCTATGAGACCTGGCGCGCCCAGAACCAAACGGATGCCAGCCCCGCGCAGCTTGCCGCCTTTGAAAAGGCGCATCAAGGATGA
- a CDS encoding N-formylglutamate amidohydrolase, whose product MTVSQDRITESFEIMGAARRSRWLVTCDHASNHVPDWVAGGDLGLPAADMTRHIAYDPGAAGVSRALSDLLECPAVLSRFSRLVMDPNRGEDDPTLLMRLYDGSVIPANRNAGHAAREERLQRLYRPYHAAIESLAARQDDTVIVAVHSFTPQLRGRPPRPWHIGILFDPADPDYSQALIDLLRAEGDLSVGANQPYSGHLPGDSIDRHALRYHRLNTLIEIRNDLITTPAQQAGWAARLAPLLQRALTLI is encoded by the coding sequence ATGACAGTTTCGCAAGACCGGATCACGGAAAGCTTTGAAATTATGGGGGCTGCGCGGCGCTCGCGGTGGCTGGTGACCTGTGATCACGCCAGCAATCACGTGCCCGATTGGGTTGCAGGTGGCGATCTGGGCCTGCCCGCGGCAGATATGACACGCCATATCGCCTATGATCCCGGCGCGGCGGGCGTCAGTCGCGCGTTAAGTGATTTGCTGGAGTGCCCTGCCGTGCTGTCGCGGTTCTCGCGCCTTGTGATGGACCCGAACCGGGGCGAGGATGATCCGACCTTGCTGATGCGGCTTTATGATGGCTCGGTCATTCCCGCGAACCGCAATGCGGGTCACGCCGCGCGCGAGGAACGCTTGCAGCGGCTTTACCGCCCCTATCACGCCGCCATTGAGAGCCTTGCGGCGCGGCAGGATGATACGGTGATCGTCGCCGTGCATAGCTTTACGCCGCAACTGCGTGGCCGCCCGCCCCGCCCGTGGCATATCGGCATCCTGTTCGACCCCGCCGATCCCGATTACTCACAGGCGCTGATCGATCTGCTACGGGCCGAGGGCGATCTAAGCGTGGGCGCAAACCAGCCCTATAGCGGTCATTTGCCCGGGGACAGTATCGACCGCCACGCGCTGCGCTATCATCGCCTGAACACGCTGATCGAAATCCGCAACGATCTGATCACTACCCCCGCGCAGCAAGCCGGGTGGGCCGCCCGCCTTGCGCCGCTGCTGCAGCGCGCGCTGACTTTGATTTAG
- the pyk gene encoding pyruvate kinase gives MKRHRNVKIVATLGPSSSSYAMIRALVEAGADVFRLNMSHGTHDEQRDRYDIIRQVEADLGVPIAVLADLQGPKLRVGTFADGPVDLSVGAPFRLDLDPTPGDIHRVQLPHHEIFAALRPGATLLVNDGKIRLRVDQCGADFADCTVTVGGAISNRKGVNVPDVVLPLAALSEKDLGDLEFACQLGADWIALSFVQRAADVEQARALVGDRAAILAKIEKPAAVDDFDKILAVSDGIMVARGDLGVELPVAAVPPIQKRLITACRAAAKPVIVATQMLESMIESPMPTRAEVSDVANAIYEGADAVMLSAESAAGKFPLEAVGTMDSVATEVESDPHYRELLDSTRKAVRTTIAEGMVAAAREIADTTDVRAICCYSRSGKTANLVARERPRTPILMLTPLVPTARRMCLSWGTICRMTETVDEFRSAVVAAVRIAVAENLAEKTDHVVVVAGVPFNVVGSTNVLRVAPCDERLIYGTDMA, from the coding sequence ATGAAGCGCCACCGCAATGTCAAAATCGTCGCCACACTTGGGCCATCGTCCAGCAGCTACGCGATGATTCGGGCGCTGGTCGAGGCAGGGGCAGATGTCTTCCGCCTGAACATGAGCCATGGCACCCATGACGAACAGCGCGACCGCTATGACATCATCCGTCAGGTCGAGGCGGATCTGGGCGTGCCAATTGCCGTTCTGGCCGACCTGCAGGGGCCGAAACTGCGCGTCGGCACCTTTGCCGATGGCCCGGTGGATCTGTCTGTTGGCGCGCCTTTCCGTCTGGATCTGGACCCGACCCCCGGCGACATCCACCGTGTGCAACTGCCCCACCACGAGATTTTCGCCGCGCTGCGCCCTGGCGCGACGCTGCTGGTGAATGACGGCAAGATCCGCCTGCGCGTCGATCAATGCGGCGCAGATTTTGCCGATTGCACCGTCACCGTTGGCGGCGCGATTTCGAACCGCAAGGGCGTGAACGTTCCTGATGTGGTGCTGCCGCTGGCGGCTTTGTCGGAAAAAGACCTTGGCGATCTGGAATTCGCCTGCCAACTGGGGGCCGACTGGATTGCGCTGTCCTTCGTGCAGCGCGCCGCCGACGTCGAGCAGGCTCGTGCGCTGGTGGGGGATCGCGCGGCGATCCTGGCCAAGATCGAAAAGCCCGCCGCCGTCGATGATTTCGACAAGATTCTGGCGGTGTCTGACGGCATCATGGTCGCGCGTGGCGATCTGGGGGTCGAACTGCCCGTGGCCGCTGTGCCGCCGATCCAGAAACGTCTGATCACCGCCTGCCGCGCCGCGGCAAAGCCGGTCATCGTTGCGACGCAGATGCTGGAATCGATGATCGAAAGCCCGATGCCGACCCGCGCCGAAGTGTCGGACGTCGCAAATGCGATTTACGAGGGCGCCGATGCCGTCATGCTGTCGGCCGAATCGGCCGCCGGTAAATTCCCGCTGGAAGCCGTCGGCACCATGGACAGCGTCGCAACCGAGGTGGAAAGCGATCCGCATTATCGCGAACTGCTGGACAGCACCCGCAAAGCCGTGCGCACCACGATCGCCGAGGGCATGGTCGCCGCCGCGCGCGAGATTGCAGATACCACCGATGTGCGGGCGATCTGCTGCTATTCGCGTTCGGGCAAGACCGCTAATCTGGTGGCGCGTGAACGTCCCCGCACGCCGATCCTGATGCTGACGCCCCTGGTGCCGACCGCGCGCCGCATGTGCCTCAGCTGGGGCACGATCTGCCGCATGACCGAGACGGTGGACGAGTTCCGCTCGGCTGTTGTGGCGGCGGTGCGAATCGCCGTGGCTGAAAATCTGGCGGAAAAAACCGATCACGTCGTGGTGGTTGCAGGTGTGCCGTTCAATGTGGTCGGCTCGACCAACGTTTTGCGCGTCGCCCCTTGTGATGAGCGTTTGATCTACGGCACAGACATGGCATAA
- the rpmI gene encoding 50S ribosomal protein L35: MPKMKTKSAAKKRFKVTANGRVVAGQAGKRHGMIKRTNKFIRDARGTTILSAADEKIVKLYLPYA, translated from the coding sequence ATGCCCAAGATGAAGACCAAATCGGCCGCCAAAAAGCGGTTCAAGGTGACCGCAAACGGTCGTGTCGTTGCTGGCCAAGCAGGCAAGCGTCACGGCATGATCAAGCGCACCAACAAGTTCATTCGTGATGCCCGTGGCACCACGATCCTCAGCGCGGCTGACGAGAAAATCGTCAAGCTGTACCTGCCCTACGCATAA
- the rplT gene encoding 50S ribosomal protein L20 yields the protein MSRTKGGTVTHRRHKKVLDAAKGYYDHRRRTFKVAKQAVDKANQYATRDRRVRRRNFRALWIQRINAGVRAIDQTLNYSKFINGLALAGIEVDRKVLADLAVHEPEAFAAIVEKAKAALA from the coding sequence ATGTCGCGCACTAAAGGCGGTACCGTCACACATCGTCGTCACAAGAAAGTCCTCGACGCGGCAAAGGGTTATTATGACCACCGCCGCCGTACTTTCAAAGTGGCCAAACAGGCCGTCGATAAGGCCAACCAATATGCGACCCGTGACCGCCGCGTCCGTCGTCGTAACTTCCGCGCCCTGTGGATCCAGCGTATCAACGCCGGTGTCCGTGCGATCGACCAAACGCTGAACTATTCGAAGTTCATCAATGGTCTGGCCCTGGCCGGGATCGAGGTTGACCGTAAGGTTCTGGCTGATCTGGCCGTGCATGAACCCGAAGCTTTTGCTGCCATCGTCGAAAAGGCGAAGGCCGCGCTGGCGTAA
- the pheS gene encoding phenylalanine--tRNA ligase subunit alpha has protein sequence MDDLKAKYLGLIADAGDESAIEDLRVQALGKKGEIALLMRGLGAMSPEERQSVGPALNALKDEINSAIAARKASLGDAALAERLRSEWLDVTLPARDRRSGTIHPISQVSDEVTAIFADMGFAVAEGPQVESDWYNFDALNIPGHHPARAEMDTFYMHRLAGDNRAPSVLRTHTSPVQIRSMEAHGAPLRIICPGRVYRADYDQTHTPMFHQVEGLAIDRNISMANLKWVLEEFVKSYFEVDSVDLRFRASHFPFTEPSAEVDIRCSWEGGTLKVGEGDDWLEILGSGMIHPKVLKAGGIDPDQYQGFAFGMGIDRIAMLKYGIPDLRAFFDSDLRWLRHYGFASLDVPTLQGGLSR, from the coding sequence ATGGACGATCTGAAAGCGAAATATCTGGGGTTGATCGCGGATGCGGGCGATGAATCCGCGATCGAGGATCTGCGCGTCCAGGCTCTTGGCAAAAAGGGCGAAATCGCCCTTCTGATGCGCGGCCTTGGCGCGATGTCCCCCGAGGAACGCCAAAGCGTGGGCCCCGCGCTGAACGCGCTGAAGGACGAGATCAATTCTGCCATCGCGGCGCGCAAGGCTTCGCTGGGCGATGCCGCGCTGGCCGAGCGTCTGCGCAGCGAATGGCTGGATGTCACCTTGCCCGCGCGCGACCGCCGCAGCGGCACGATCCACCCGATCAGCCAAGTCTCGGACGAAGTCACTGCGATTTTCGCTGATATGGGCTTTGCCGTTGCCGAAGGCCCGCAGGTCGAAAGCGATTGGTATAACTTTGATGCGCTGAACATTCCCGGCCACCACCCCGCACGGGCCGAGATGGACACGTTCTATATGCACCGTCTGGCCGGCGATAACCGCGCCCCATCCGTGCTGCGCACGCATACCTCGCCGGTGCAGATCCGCTCGATGGAGGCGCATGGCGCACCCCTGCGCATCATCTGTCCGGGCCGCGTCTATCGCGCCGATTACGACCAGACCCACACCCCGATGTTCCATCAGGTCGAGGGACTGGCGATTGACCGCAACATTTCCATGGCCAACCTGAAATGGGTGCTGGAAGAGTTCGTGAAATCCTATTTCGAGGTCGACAGTGTCGATCTGCGTTTCCGCGCCAGCCACTTCCCCTTTACCGAACCCTCGGCCGAGGTGGATATCCGCTGTTCGTGGGAGGGTGGCACGCTGAAAGTGGGCGAGGGCGATGATTGGCTTGAGATCCTCGGCTCTGGCATGATCCATCCCAAGGTGCTGAAAGCCGGCGGTATCGACCCCGACCAGTATCAGGGCTTTGCCTTTGGCATGGGGATCGACCGGATCGCGATGCTGAAATACGGCATCCCCGATCTGCGCGCCTTCTTTGACAGCGATCTGCGCTGGCTGCGCCATTATGGCTTTGCAAGTTTGGATGTGCCGACGTTGCAGGGCGGCCTTTCGCGCTAA
- the pheT gene encoding phenylalanine--tRNA ligase subunit beta, protein MKFTLSWLKDHLDTTASVEEITEALTDLGLEVEGVEDKTARLRGFKIGKVLNAVQHPDADKLRVCTVLTADGEQQIVCGAPNARTGITVVVASPGTYVPGIDVTIQVGKIRGVESHGMMCSERELELSDEHDGIIELPSGEVGQEFVDWLAENQPAKVDPVIEIAITPNRPDALAVRGVARDLAARGLGTLRARDVQAIAPSFATDATIAIAADTLDDAPVFAGQVLRGVKNGPSPVWLQDRLRAIGLRPISFLVDVTNFFSYDLCRPLHVFDLDKVKGTVQVRRARAGEELLALDGKTYALAEGQVIVADDEGPISVGGIMGGERTGVSDETVNVLVESAWWQPIQIAMTGRALKINSDARYRFERGVDPAFTLPGLDQAVRMIADIAGGEASQVIVAGAVPDVARAYRLDTDRVQSLVGMEIAPETQRATLQALGFVLDGDMASVPSWRPDVLGEADLVEEVARIASLTKLVGVPMPRMQAGVPKPILTPLQRRLGTARRTVASLGYNECVTYSFIDQKSASLFGGGDDASMLENPISADLSHLRPDLLPGLLRAAARNQARGFADLALFEAGHVFSGGEPGDQVLHVTGLLVGRTAPRDVHKAARAVDLFDAKADIEAVLAAVGAPARVQIMRNGADWWHPGRHGTICLGPKKVIGTFGELHPRLLKEMDIQGPAVAFTIFLEEVPLPKSTNAARPALVLNDLQPISRDFAFVVPNAVEALTMINAALGADKAMIVDARVFDEFAGGNLPEGHKSLALSVRIQPQGATLKEAEIEALSAKVVEKVAKATGAVLRG, encoded by the coding sequence ATGAAATTCACCCTCTCATGGCTGAAAGACCACCTCGACACCACCGCCTCGGTCGAGGAGATCACCGAGGCGCTGACGGACCTTGGTCTGGAAGTCGAAGGCGTCGAGGATAAAACCGCACGTCTGCGCGGCTTCAAAATCGGTAAAGTGCTGAACGCGGTTCAGCACCCCGATGCCGACAAGCTGCGCGTCTGTACTGTGCTTACGGCGGATGGCGAACAGCAGATCGTCTGCGGCGCCCCCAATGCCCGCACCGGGATCACCGTCGTCGTCGCATCTCCCGGCACCTATGTGCCGGGCATCGACGTGACCATTCAGGTCGGCAAGATCCGCGGCGTCGAATCCCACGGCATGATGTGTTCCGAGCGCGAGCTGGAGCTGTCGGACGAGCATGACGGCATTATCGAGCTGCCCTCGGGCGAGGTCGGTCAGGAATTCGTCGATTGGCTGGCGGAAAACCAGCCTGCCAAAGTCGATCCGGTGATCGAGATTGCGATCACCCCAAACCGTCCCGATGCGCTGGCCGTACGCGGCGTTGCGCGTGATCTGGCGGCGCGGGGCCTTGGCACGCTGCGCGCCCGCGACGTTCAGGCCATCGCGCCCAGCTTTGCCACTGATGCGACAATCGCCATTGCCGCCGATACGCTGGATGATGCGCCCGTTTTTGCGGGCCAGGTGCTGCGCGGCGTGAAAAACGGGCCGAGCCCTGTTTGGCTGCAAGATCGCCTGCGCGCCATTGGCCTGCGACCGATCAGCTTCCTTGTCGATGTGACGAATTTCTTTTCCTACGACCTGTGCCGCCCGCTGCATGTCTTTGACCTGGATAAAGTCAAAGGTACCGTTCAGGTGCGCCGCGCCCGTGCGGGCGAGGAGCTGCTGGCGCTGGATGGCAAGACCTATGCCTTGGCAGAGGGGCAGGTGATCGTCGCTGATGACGAAGGTCCGATCTCGGTCGGCGGTATCATGGGCGGCGAGCGCACCGGCGTTTCGGACGAGACCGTGAATGTGCTGGTCGAGAGCGCATGGTGGCAGCCGATCCAGATCGCGATGACCGGCCGCGCGTTGAAAATCAACTCGGATGCGCGCTATCGGTTCGAACGTGGCGTCGATCCGGCCTTTACCTTGCCCGGTCTTGATCAGGCCGTCCGTATGATTGCGGATATTGCAGGGGGCGAAGCCTCGCAGGTGATCGTTGCGGGCGCGGTGCCGGATGTCGCGCGCGCCTACCGTCTGGATACCGACCGCGTGCAAAGCCTGGTCGGCATGGAAATCGCGCCCGAGACCCAGCGCGCTACCTTGCAAGCGCTTGGATTTGTGCTGGATGGCGATATGGCCAGCGTGCCAAGCTGGCGTCCCGATGTGCTGGGCGAGGCTGATCTTGTCGAGGAAGTGGCGCGGATCGCCTCGCTGACCAAGCTGGTTGGCGTGCCGATGCCGCGGATGCAGGCAGGTGTGCCAAAGCCGATCCTGACGCCGCTGCAACGCCGTCTTGGCACTGCGCGTCGCACGGTGGCCAGCCTTGGTTATAATGAATGCGTCACCTACAGCTTTATCGACCAGAAATCCGCTAGCCTGTTCGGCGGCGGCGATGACGCCTCGATGCTGGAAAACCCGATCTCGGCGGATCTGTCGCATCTGCGTCCCGATCTGCTGCCGGGCCTTTTGCGTGCCGCTGCGCGTAATCAGGCGCGCGGCTTTGCCGATCTGGCGCTGTTCGAGGCAGGTCATGTCTTTTCGGGCGGCGAGCCGGGCGATCAAGTCCTGCATGTCACCGGTCTTCTGGTCGGTCGCACCGCGCCGCGCGATGTGCATAAGGCCGCCCGCGCCGTCGATCTGTTCGACGCCAAGGCCGATATCGAGGCTGTTCTGGCCGCCGTCGGCGCACCGGCCCGTGTGCAGATCATGCGTAATGGCGCCGATTGGTGGCATCCCGGCCGTCACGGCACCATCTGCCTTGGCCCGAAAAAGGTCATCGGCACCTTTGGCGAGCTGCATCCGCGCCTGTTGAAAGAGATGGATATCCAAGGCCCTGCCGTCGCCTTTACCATCTTCCTCGAGGAGGTGCCGCTGCCCAAATCGACCAATGCCGCGCGCCCTGCGCTGGTGCTGAACGATCTGCAGCCGATCTCGCGCGATTTCGCCTTTGTCGTCCCCAATGCGGTCGAGGCGCTGACCATGATCAACGCCGCGCTGGGTGCGGATAAAGCGATGATCGTGGATGCGCGTGTGTTCGACGAATTCGCGGGCGGCAATCTGCCCGAGGGGCACAAATCGCTGGCGCTGTCGGTGCGCATCCAACCGCAAGGCGCGACGCTGAAAGAGGCCGAGATCGAGGCTCTCAGCGCCAAGGTCGTCGAAAAGGTGGCCAAGGCCACCGGCGCCGTTCTGCGGGGATAA
- a CDS encoding glutathione S-transferase N-terminal domain-containing protein: MADLSAFAINDRWPAQNPDVIQLYSFPTPNGVKVSIALEEMGLDYEAHRITLADADVKSPAFLSLNPNNKIPAIIDPNGPDGAPIGLFESGAILIYLADKTGQFIGTGAQRFKTIQWLMFQMGGVGPMFGQMGFFSKFAGAAIEDPRPRERYLNEAARLLQVLDKELADKDWITGEYSIADMAIAPWINSLEFYGTKPLIGWDECKNVQAYVARFLARPAVQRGLNIPPRG; the protein is encoded by the coding sequence ATGGCTGACCTTTCCGCCTTTGCGATCAACGACCGCTGGCCCGCTCAGAACCCCGATGTGATCCAGCTTTATTCCTTTCCGACCCCGAACGGCGTCAAAGTCTCGATCGCGCTTGAGGAAATGGGCCTTGATTACGAGGCGCACCGCATCACGCTGGCCGATGCCGATGTGAAAAGCCCCGCGTTCCTGTCGCTGAACCCCAATAACAAGATCCCCGCGATCATCGACCCGAACGGCCCCGATGGTGCGCCGATTGGTCTGTTCGAAAGCGGCGCGATCCTGATTTACCTTGCGGACAAGACCGGCCAATTCATCGGCACCGGCGCGCAACGGTTCAAGACGATCCAATGGCTGATGTTTCAGATGGGCGGCGTTGGCCCGATGTTCGGCCAGATGGGCTTTTTCAGCAAATTCGCCGGTGCCGCCATCGAAGACCCCCGCCCGCGCGAGCGTTACCTGAACGAGGCCGCCCGTCTGCTGCAGGTGCTGGACAAAGAGCTGGCAGATAAGGACTGGATCACCGGCGAATATTCCATTGCCGATATGGCCATCGCGCCCTGGATCAACAGCCTCGAGTTTTACGGGACCAAGCCGTTGATTGGCTGGGATGAGTGCAAAAATGTGCAGGCCTATGTCGCCCGCTTTCTTGCCCGCCCTGCCGTGCAGCGCGGCTTGAACATTCCGCCGCGTGGCTGA